From Cydia splendana chromosome 12, ilCydSple1.2, whole genome shotgun sequence, a single genomic window includes:
- the LOC134795606 gene encoding tRNA (cytosine(38)-C(5))-methyltransferase: protein MTHRILELYSGIGGMHCAWKDSGLPGTIVAAVDINTVANEVYKHNFPETNLLTRNIQAIKPEEIKKMNINIILMSPPCQPFSRNGKFLDKNDPRSKSFTYLLDILSELDSVEYILMENVKGFECSAVRDLFIKKLQECNFVYQEFLICPSTVGVPNSRLRYYCLARRKSTWNFKRRDEIMTRLPKNYDDPFLLSEVIEENVPERYLVPDKLLKRAYIFDICYKDSRRSCCFTKAYTHYVEGTGSVFTEASPETVDKCYKEAHSHEGGSPDFISTLKDLKLRFFTPKEVSQLMAFPISYEFPKNISIKQCYRLLGNSVNVKVISELLKILVD from the exons ATGACTCACAGGATATTAGAATTATACAGCGGTATCGGAGGCATGCATTGTGCTTGGAAAG ATTCTGGTCTACCAGGGACGATAGTCGCCGCAGTTGATATAAATACTGTTGCTAACGAAGTCTACAAACACAACTTTCCCGAGACTAATCTTCTGACCCGAAATATCCAAGCAATCAAACCAGAAGAAATAAAGAAGATgaatataaacataatacttATGTCTCCGCCATGTCAACCTTTTTCAAGAAATGGAAAGTTTCTAGACAAGAATGATCCAAGAAgtaaatcttttacttacttacttgataTACTGAGCGAGTTGGATAGTGTAGAGTATATCTTAATGGAGAATGTAAAAGGGTTTGAGTGCTCCGCTGTGAGAGATTTGTTTATAAAGAAGTTACAGGAATGTAACTTTGTGTATCAAGAATTTCTTATTTGTCCATCTACTGTGGGCGTACCCAATTCAAGACTTAGGTATTATTGTTTAGCAAGGCGGAAATCAACTTGGAATTTCAAAAGAAGGGATGAAATA ATGACCAGACTTCCAAAAAATTACGATGACCCATTTCTGCTTAGTGAAGTAATTGAAGAAAATGTGCCAGAAAGGTACTTGGTACCTGACAAGCTGCTAAAAAGGGCCTATATTTTTGACATATGCTATAAAGACTCCAGAAGGTCATGTTGTTTCACAAAAGCATACACACACTATGTTGAAGGCACTGGTTCTGTATTCACAGAAGCGAGTCCGGAAACAGTAGATAAATGTTACAAAGAGGCACATTCTCATGAAGGTGGCAGCCCTGACTTTATTAGTACTTTAAAAGACCTCAAATTAAGGTTCTTTACGCCAAAAGAAGTATCACAGCTCATGGCTTTTCCTATAAGCTATGAGTTCCCAAAAAACATATCAATAAAGCAGTGCTACAGATTGTTGGGTAATAGTGTGAATGTCAAAGTGATATCAGAGTTATTAAAGATATTAGTAGACTGa
- the LOC134795607 gene encoding protein JTB, with the protein MIETCSKKCMLFGTVSLGILTIVILILESHLADSLSGSHKMKNKTFPTENNSTCWQHQKYSIIKECHPCSDFEIKSKSIGVCIHTSFKEILKCANGETVTRSCDRVAYLEERAFWKFTIWSFVIGSASSIAVMLRTRVLNYRARRKARIALSNGAI; encoded by the exons ATGATTGAGACTTGTTCTAAGAAATGTATGCTTTTTGGGACAGTTTCTCTTGGAAT CTTAACAATTGTtatattgattttggagtccCATTTGGCTGACTCACTGTCGGGCAGTCACAAGATGAAGAATAAGACATTTCCCACTGAGAACAATTCGACATGCTGGCAGCATCAAAAATATTCCATTATTAAGGAATGTCATCCCTGCTCAG ACTTTGAAATTAAAAGTAAGAGTATAGGTGTGTGTATACATACAAGCTTTAAGGAAATACTTAAATGTGCAAATGGAGAAACAGTCACCAGAAG CTGTGACAGAGTGGCTTATCTAGAAGAGAGGGCCTTTTGGAAATTTACAATTTGGTCTTTTGTGATTGGATCAGCATCCTCAATAGCAGTCATGTTACGGACCAGGGTCCTGAACTACAGGGCCAGACGGAAGGCCCGGATAGCCCTCAGTAACGGAGCTATATAA